A window of Thiocapsa bogorovii genomic DNA:
AGGTGGAACGAGGTACTACATGTGCTGTGCCTCGCGAACCTTCTTACACCTGTCGCCGGCACGGCGACGCGACGCAAATATCGCGGCGTCATTCCCCCAATTCTGCGATCACCCGTGCGACCATCGCTGCGCGCGTGCGCACGCCCAACTTCACGAAGATGCGGCGCAGGTAGGATGAAACCGTCCACTCGCTCAGGTGCAGCCGATCGGCGATCTGCTTGTTCACCAGGCCCTTTCCGACCAGCATGGCGACCTGAAGCTCGCGCTGGGTCAAGCGCTCGAGGATCCTGTCCGTGTCCTTTGGCTCCGGCGGAGACGCGCGCGCGTCGATCAGGATGAGATAGCGGCGGCCATTCAGCGAGCAGTTCCCGATGATCTGCACGGCATCCGTTCCACCACAGGCGCGGGTTTGGAGCTCGCTAGCGTTCTCGTCGTCCGTGCCGACTGCGGGGACCACCCGGCATCGGGTGTCCGCGATGGTGAACTCGTCGATTGCCTTCATAACATGGGTTCCGTCCTGACGTGGATCAGGTTGAACGTCGCCATGCGTCCCGGGGACGAGATCTTCTTATCGTGCATTCGAGCGTACGCAGAAAATAGCATAGGGCGGCCGACGCATGCCCCGAAACCCGGCTTTGCTGGCCCGTGGCCCGACTAACGGCCGTTGCCGAGTGTCTGCCCAAGGGTCTCTCAGAGACGTTCCCCATAGTGTCGTGTCGGTGCGGTCGAGGCGCCGCGGTCCAATCCTCGCGGCGCAACGACCCGACGGATCATGATCTTCAGCCAAGCTGCGCGCTCCCGATGGCCTGTCTCCATCAGGAGCGGTGCCGCCGAGACGAGGCGCAGCCCGGCCCGATGTGCTGCTGCCTCGATGTCGGCGAGGCTGTGCCACCGCTGTAAATGGAACTCGCGCGCCTCCCCGTGCCGACCGAAACGAATCTCGACTCGTGTCGTTCCCGGCGGCCCACCGCACGTTGCGCGCCAACGGCTGGTACGTCCGGATGGCGCTAGCAGCACATCCTCAGATCCGTGCGCCTCCGCCGCCGGGCGGCCGCTCAGGAGATCCCCGAGCAGATATCCACCGGGTGTGAGGTTCTCGCGGCAGCCCCGCAAGGCCGCGACAAGATCGTCCATCGTCACCAAATAATTCAAGGTGTCGCCGTTGCAGGTCATCAGGTCGACCGGATACGGTAGACGCAGGCGGCGCATGTCCTGCCGCAAGAGCACCACACCCAGCCCCCGCAATCGCCTCGCGGCGACCTCGAGCATGTGCGGTGAGCGGTCGACCCCGATCATGGGCACGTCGTAGCGGCGCAGCAGGTCGCCCAAAAAGCGCCCGGTTCCGCAGCCGATGTCGGCGATGCTCCGGAAACGCAAGCCCCGTCGGCGGACACAGGCCTCGAAGCTCCTGCGTATGATCGGGAACAGCGCGTCCCCGACAAGGGCGTCGTAATCGGCCGCCAAGCCCGCGTACGGCGGGATGCGATGGTGCGCGATTGCGCGGGCTTTCGGCCCCCGTGGGGCATCGAGGTCGCGAATCATGGCGTACGATCCAGCCGGGGCACCCGAGGTCAGAGCACCCGGATCATCGGCGATCGACCCGCCAGTGTCCGCCGGGGATCGCGTAGGTT
This region includes:
- a CDS encoding helix-turn-helix domain-containing protein: MKAIDEFTIADTRCRVVPAVGTDDENASELQTRACGGTDAVQIIGNCSLNGRRYLILIDARASPPEPKDTDRILERLTQRELQVAMLVGKGLVNKQIADRLHLSEWTVSSYLRRIFVKLGVRTRAAMVARVIAELGE
- a CDS encoding class I SAM-dependent DNA methyltransferase yields the protein MIRDLDAPRGPKARAIAHHRIPPYAGLAADYDALVGDALFPIIRRSFEACVRRRGLRFRSIADIGCGTGRFLGDLLRRYDVPMIGVDRSPHMLEVAARRLRGLGVVLLRQDMRRLRLPYPVDLMTCNGDTLNYLVTMDDLVAALRGCRENLTPGGYLLGDLLSGRPAAEAHGSEDVLLAPSGRTSRWRATCGGPPGTTRVEIRFGRHGEAREFHLQRWHSLADIEAAAHRAGLRLVSAAPLLMETGHRERAAWLKIMIRRVVAPRGLDRGASTAPTRHYGERL